In Salinarimonas sp., a genomic segment contains:
- a CDS encoding PDR/VanB family oxidoreductase: protein MTELTLIVREAIAETPLVKAIVLGSADGAPLPPAAPGAHVRVALPEGGDRPYSLVDHPDHRDGGTWVLGVRLEDPSAGGSRFMHGLAPGDRVTTSAPQNNFPLHEDARPALLIAGGIGITPILSMAAALARAGRDFRLHYAGRARGQLAFLAPLARICGDRLACHYDDEPETRLDVGKALAEAPADAVVYVCGPEGMIEAVKAAAAGMGIAPERVRSELFTKAPAAGADDTAFEVELRSTGQVVTVAPGESIIDALEAAGVDVLYDCRRGDCGICQCDVIEGVPDHRDVILSDAEKASGKVMQICVSRAKSSRLVLDL, encoded by the coding sequence ATGACCGAGCTCACGCTGATCGTCCGCGAGGCGATCGCCGAGACGCCGCTCGTCAAGGCGATCGTGCTAGGCAGCGCCGACGGCGCGCCGCTGCCGCCGGCGGCGCCCGGCGCGCATGTCCGCGTCGCGCTGCCCGAGGGCGGCGACCGTCCCTATTCGCTCGTCGACCATCCCGATCACCGCGACGGCGGGACCTGGGTGCTCGGCGTGCGGCTCGAGGACCCGAGCGCCGGCGGCTCGCGCTTCATGCACGGCCTCGCCCCCGGCGACCGGGTGACGACGTCGGCGCCCCAGAACAATTTCCCGCTCCACGAGGACGCCCGCCCGGCGCTGCTGATCGCCGGCGGGATCGGCATCACGCCGATCCTCTCCATGGCCGCAGCGCTGGCCCGCGCGGGCCGGGACTTCCGCCTGCACTATGCCGGGCGCGCGCGCGGCCAGCTCGCCTTCCTCGCCCCGCTCGCGCGCATCTGCGGGGACCGCCTCGCCTGCCATTACGACGACGAGCCGGAGACGCGGCTCGACGTCGGGAAGGCCCTCGCCGAGGCGCCGGCGGACGCGGTCGTCTACGTCTGCGGCCCGGAGGGCATGATCGAGGCGGTGAAGGCCGCCGCCGCCGGCATGGGGATCGCGCCCGAGCGGGTGCGCTCCGAGCTGTTCACCAAGGCGCCCGCCGCCGGCGCGGACGATACGGCCTTCGAGGTCGAGCTGAGGTCCACGGGCCAGGTGGTGACGGTCGCGCCCGGCGAGTCGATCATCGACGCGCTGGAGGCCGCGGGGGTCGACGTGCTGTACGATTGCCGCCGCGGCGATTGCGGCATCTGCCAGTGCGACGTGATCGAGGGCGTGCCGGACCACCGGGACGTCATTCTCTCCGACGCCGAGAAGGCGTCGGGCAAGGTGATGCAGATCTGCGTCTCGCGCGCGAAGTCGAGCCGGCTGGTGCTCGACCTCTGA
- a CDS encoding SH3 domain-containing protein, translating to MLAARAAIVGFVVLLAGAARALPVETTTDLNLRAGPGVAYPALATMPAGEIVHMDVCVRGWCRVFYRGYPGWASGRHLARLPDRPFPWEGAGRGREPWPFDEPYVEPFEGPYVEPFERPYAAPFEDPYVAPFDDPDVEPFVEPFVEPFREAPGIVEIPEMPAAPGRRARPQAPPPLDDVEEPGRLAVIVPLPPRAPDRSPPPTPAVEPEAPAAAIDEEEAEEDAPGAVAADPAPAAPADRPPLYREGPVGAGGRDVL from the coding sequence GTGCTCGCAGCGAGAGCGGCCATCGTCGGTTTCGTCGTGCTCCTCGCGGGCGCCGCTCGGGCCCTGCCCGTCGAGACGACGACCGACCTGAACCTGCGCGCCGGGCCGGGCGTCGCCTACCCCGCCCTCGCCACCATGCCGGCGGGCGAGATCGTGCACATGGACGTTTGCGTCCGCGGCTGGTGCCGCGTGTTCTATCGCGGCTACCCGGGCTGGGCGAGCGGGCGGCATCTGGCGCGGCTCCCGGACCGGCCCTTCCCGTGGGAGGGCGCCGGCCGCGGCCGGGAGCCCTGGCCGTTCGACGAGCCTTACGTCGAGCCGTTCGAGGGGCCCTATGTCGAGCCGTTCGAGAGGCCATACGCCGCGCCGTTCGAGGATCCCTACGTCGCGCCGTTCGACGACCCCGATGTCGAGCCGTTCGTCGAGCCGTTCGTCGAGCCGTTCCGAGAGGCTCCGGGGATCGTCGAGATCCCGGAGATGCCGGCGGCGCCCGGGCGGCGGGCGCGTCCGCAGGCGCCACCCCCGCTCGACGATGTGGAGGAGCCCGGCCGGCTCGCCGTCATCGTCCCCTTGCCGCCGCGCGCGCCGGACCGGTCACCCCCGCCGACGCCGGCGGTCGAGCCGGAGGCGCCAGCCGCGGCGATCGACGAGGAAGAGGCGGAGGAGGATGCGCCCGGCGCCGTCGCGGCCGACCCGGCGCCGGCCGCGCCCGCGGACCGCCCGCCGCTCTACCGCGAGGGCCCCGTCGGCGCCGGCGGACGGGACGTGCTGTAG
- a CDS encoding TRAP transporter substrate-binding protein, protein MHDVPVEARARRGAAGLLAGLIGLAVLAGPAAAQTTLRMANWLPPSHPLVADVMKPYAERVAEATDGRVTIQILDAPLGPPPAHYDFAVNGVADITYGVHGYTPGRFKTTVLAEVPFLGDSAEAISVGYWNAYEQMLAEAGEQDDVKVLAVFTHGPGQIFTRGRDLSSLAGVEGAKMRVGGGIASDVATALGAVPVQSPSSKAYELLSGGVADGILFPFESVTFFNLQGILDQGLEVPGGLYNTSFFVVMNKGKWEALSDEDKAAIDSVSGEALARLAGQAWDAADAEGREAMQGEIALATATDAQLEEISRKLAPVVEAKLAEAAGAGIDAEAGLALLRAEIEKAAAGR, encoded by the coding sequence ATGCACGACGTCCCTGTCGAGGCGCGCGCGCGCCGCGGCGCCGCCGGCCTTCTCGCCGGCCTGATCGGCCTCGCGGTCCTCGCCGGCCCGGCCGCGGCGCAGACCACCCTGCGCATGGCGAACTGGCTGCCGCCGAGCCATCCGCTCGTCGCCGACGTGATGAAGCCTTACGCTGAGCGCGTCGCCGAGGCGACGGACGGGCGCGTCACCATCCAGATCCTGGACGCGCCGCTCGGGCCGCCGCCCGCCCATTACGACTTCGCCGTCAACGGCGTGGCCGACATCACCTACGGCGTCCACGGCTACACGCCGGGCCGCTTCAAGACGACGGTGCTCGCCGAGGTGCCGTTCCTCGGCGACAGCGCCGAGGCGATCTCGGTCGGCTATTGGAACGCCTACGAGCAGATGCTGGCCGAGGCCGGCGAGCAGGACGACGTGAAGGTGCTCGCCGTCTTCACCCACGGCCCGGGCCAGATCTTCACCCGCGGGCGCGACCTCTCCTCGCTCGCGGGCGTCGAGGGCGCGAAGATGCGCGTCGGCGGCGGCATCGCCTCCGACGTCGCCACGGCGCTCGGCGCGGTGCCGGTGCAGAGCCCGTCCTCGAAGGCCTACGAGCTGCTCTCCGGCGGCGTCGCCGACGGCATCCTCTTCCCCTTCGAGTCGGTGACGTTCTTCAACCTGCAGGGCATCCTCGACCAGGGCCTCGAGGTCCCCGGCGGCCTCTACAACACCTCCTTCTTCGTGGTGATGAACAAGGGCAAGTGGGAGGCGCTGTCCGACGAGGACAAGGCGGCGATCGACTCCGTCTCCGGCGAGGCGCTGGCGCGGCTCGCGGGCCAGGCCTGGGACGCGGCGGACGCCGAGGGCCGCGAGGCCATGCAGGGCGAGATCGCGCTCGCCACCGCCACCGACGCGCAGCTCGAGGAGATCTCGCGGAAGCTCGCCCCCGTGGTCGAGGCGAAGCTCGCCGAGGCCGCCGGCGCCGGCATCGACGCCGAGGCCGGCCTCGCGCTGCTGCGGGCCGAGATCGAGAAGGCGGCCGCCGGCCGATGA
- a CDS encoding MarR family transcriptional regulator, with amino-acid sequence MPTSNALASGPAPDEDDGAPLAPGFVNDYLAYLLAAASHRTSAEFHAVVRGHGLRVPEWRVLACLASRDELIVSELARMTLYEQPRLTKMLNQMERDGLVTRNDDPADRRRVVIRMTERGRDTVAPLLAAAERHEEEVLRRFSPRERAALKMLLRLLVER; translated from the coding sequence ATGCCGACCTCGAACGCCCTCGCCTCCGGGCCCGCCCCCGACGAAGACGACGGCGCGCCGCTCGCTCCCGGCTTCGTCAACGACTACCTCGCCTACCTGCTGGCGGCGGCGAGCCACCGCACCAGCGCCGAGTTCCACGCGGTGGTGCGTGGCCACGGCCTGCGCGTGCCGGAATGGCGCGTGCTCGCCTGCCTCGCCTCCCGCGACGAGCTCATCGTCTCCGAGCTCGCGCGGATGACGCTCTACGAGCAGCCGCGCCTCACCAAGATGCTGAACCAGATGGAGCGCGACGGCCTCGTCACCCGCAACGACGATCCCGCGGACCGCCGCAGGGTCGTGATCCGGATGACCGAGCGCGGGAGGGACACCGTCGCGCCTCTGCTCGCGGCGGCGGAGCGGCACGAGGAGGAGGTGCTCCGGCGCTTCTCCCCGCGCGAGCGCGCGGCGCTGAAGATGCTGCTGCGGCTCCTGGTGGAGCGGTGA
- the murB gene encoding UDP-N-acetylmuramate dehydrogenase, with product MSFPDITADIRAAAPELRGKLQANADTAPLTWFRTGGPAQALFTPADEADLAHLLAGLPDEIPVTVVGLGSNLLVRDGGLPGVLVRLAKGFSDIAVDGHRVSAGAGAADVKVARAAAEAGIDGLVFLRGVPGAIGGALRMNAGAYGGEVKDVLVEAQGLDRRGRAVRYTNAEMGFSYRHCGAPDDVIFTRAVFEGRPGDPETILAAMSEVTDKRSATQPVNTRTGGSTFANPGGPGGSPKAWELIDAAGCRGLARGAAQVSELHCNFLVNHGGATASDIEGLGEEVRRRVRETSGVELRWEIRRIGVA from the coding sequence GTGAGCTTTCCCGACATCACGGCCGACATCCGCGCCGCCGCGCCGGAGCTGCGCGGCAAGCTCCAGGCGAACGCCGACACCGCCCCGCTGACCTGGTTCCGCACCGGCGGTCCGGCGCAGGCGCTGTTCACGCCCGCCGACGAGGCCGATCTCGCCCATCTGCTCGCGGGCCTGCCCGACGAGATCCCGGTCACGGTCGTCGGCCTCGGCTCGAACCTGCTCGTGCGCGACGGCGGTCTGCCGGGCGTCCTGGTGCGCCTCGCCAAGGGCTTTTCCGACATCGCGGTCGACGGCCACCGTGTGAGCGCGGGCGCGGGCGCGGCGGACGTGAAGGTCGCGCGCGCGGCGGCGGAGGCCGGTATCGACGGCCTCGTCTTCCTGCGCGGCGTGCCCGGGGCGATCGGCGGGGCGCTGCGCATGAACGCCGGCGCCTATGGCGGCGAGGTGAAGGACGTGCTCGTCGAGGCGCAAGGCCTCGACCGGCGCGGACGGGCGGTGCGCTACACCAACGCCGAGATGGGCTTCTCCTACCGCCATTGCGGCGCGCCCGACGACGTGATCTTCACCCGCGCCGTGTTCGAGGGCCGCCCGGGCGATCCCGAGACGATCCTCGCGGCGATGAGCGAGGTCACCGACAAGCGCTCGGCGACGCAGCCGGTCAACACCCGCACCGGCGGCTCCACCTTCGCCAATCCCGGCGGCCCCGGCGGCTCGCCCAAGGCATGGGAGCTGATCGACGCCGCCGGCTGCCGCGGCCTCGCCCGCGGCGCGGCGCAGGTCTCGGAGCTGCACTGCAACTTCCTCGTCAACCACGGCGGCGCGACCGCATCCGACATCGAGGGGCTGGGCGAGGAGGTCCGCCGGCGGGTGCGCGAAACGTCCGGCGTCGAGCTGCGCTGGGAGATCCGGCGGATCGGGGTGGCCTGA
- a CDS encoding aromatic ring-hydroxylating dioxygenase subunit alpha: MTRYRGNPQAIRDLIRPTEVHRDVYIDPEVFQLEMEHLFANTWVYVGHASQIPNPGDYVTTEIGRQPVLMSRHSDGTIHVLYNRCPHKGVKVASEACGNTGKFFRCPYHAWSFKTDGSLLAIPLKKGYEGTHLQEKEAVKGLAPVGGVHVYRDFVFARLNPVGQSFEEFFGDALSSIDNMVDRSPEGKLVLEGAPSRYMHPCNWKMLVENQTDTCHPMVAHESSAGTAVSVWEREAAKGGRKPMAVEVYAPFMAPYEFFEKMGIRVWPNGHGHTGVTTSIHADYSAVPGYMDQMVAAYGEERAKRILGENRHNTVYFPNIMVKGPIQTLRLFKPIAADKTLVESYTFRLVGAPDMLFERTLMYNRLINAPTSIVGHDDLEMYERAQLGLHSDGLEWVNVERLYEDGEEPDATAVINGTSERQMRNQFQAWAKFMTMSMDDATAPAKSGAAA; the protein is encoded by the coding sequence ATGACGCGATATCGCGGCAATCCGCAGGCGATCCGGGACCTGATCCGGCCGACCGAGGTCCATCGCGACGTCTATATCGACCCGGAGGTGTTCCAGCTCGAGATGGAGCACCTCTTCGCCAACACCTGGGTCTATGTCGGCCACGCGAGCCAGATCCCCAACCCGGGCGATTACGTCACCACCGAGATCGGCCGCCAGCCGGTGCTGATGAGCCGGCATTCGGACGGGACGATCCACGTCCTCTACAATCGCTGCCCGCACAAGGGCGTGAAGGTCGCCTCCGAGGCCTGCGGCAACACCGGCAAGTTCTTCCGCTGCCCCTATCACGCCTGGTCGTTCAAGACCGACGGCTCGCTCCTCGCGATCCCGCTGAAGAAGGGCTACGAGGGCACGCATCTCCAGGAGAAGGAGGCGGTCAAGGGCCTCGCGCCGGTGGGCGGCGTGCACGTCTACCGCGATTTCGTCTTCGCCAGGCTGAACCCGGTCGGGCAGAGCTTCGAGGAATTCTTCGGCGATGCGCTCTCCTCCATCGACAACATGGTCGACCGCTCGCCGGAGGGGAAGCTCGTGCTCGAGGGCGCGCCCTCGCGCTACATGCATCCCTGCAATTGGAAGATGCTGGTTGAGAACCAGACCGACACCTGCCACCCCATGGTCGCGCACGAGAGCTCGGCCGGCACGGCGGTCAGCGTCTGGGAACGCGAGGCCGCCAAGGGCGGCCGGAAGCCGATGGCGGTGGAGGTCTACGCCCCCTTCATGGCGCCCTACGAGTTCTTCGAGAAGATGGGCATCCGGGTCTGGCCGAACGGCCACGGCCATACCGGCGTCACCACCTCGATCCACGCCGACTACTCGGCCGTGCCCGGCTACATGGACCAGATGGTCGCCGCCTACGGCGAGGAGCGGGCCAAGCGCATCCTCGGCGAAAACCGGCACAACACGGTCTACTTCCCCAACATCATGGTGAAGGGGCCGATCCAGACGCTGCGGCTGTTCAAGCCCATCGCCGCCGACAAGACCCTGGTGGAGAGCTACACCTTCCGCCTCGTCGGCGCGCCGGACATGCTGTTCGAGCGCACGCTGATGTACAATCGCCTGATCAACGCGCCGACCTCCATCGTCGGCCACGACGATCTCGAGATGTACGAGCGCGCCCAGCTCGGCCTCCATTCCGACGGGCTCGAATGGGTCAACGTCGAGCGGCTCTACGAGGACGGCGAGGAGCCGGACGCGACCGCCGTCATCAACGGGACGAGCGAGCGCCAGATGCGCAACCAGTTCCAGGCCTGGGCGAAGTTCATGACGATGTCCATGGACGACGCGACGGCCCCGGCGAAGAGCGGAGCGGCGGCATGA
- the murC gene encoding UDP-N-acetylmuramate--L-alanine ligase: MKLPPKLGPIHFIGIGGIGMSGIAEVMANLGYTVQGSDAGENANVQRLRAKGVTVHVGHDAANLGEAEVVVVSTAIRRDNPELKAAREARLPVVRRAEMLAELMRLKTCVAVAGTHGKTTTTSVVAALLDGGGFDPTVINGGIINAYGTNARLGKGDWMVVEADESDGTFLKLPADYAIVTNIDPEHLDHFGSFDAIKAAFRSFIENIPFYGFAVMCIDHPTVQDLVGQIEDRRIVTYGQNPQADVRLLDLDLTGGRSRFNVLIRDRKTNAACVIDDVVMPMPGLHNALNATAALAVAHELGVSGDAIRAALAKFGGVKRRFTRVGEWKGAAIFDDYGHHPVEIAAVLQAARASTRGKVIAVVQPHRYTRLHALFDAFCTCFNDADAVLVAPVYAAGEQPIEGADRDALVSGLKSRGHRQAMALDGPEDLAPAVARLAGPDDFVVCLGAGTITQWAQALPAELAALDERAA, translated from the coding sequence ATGAAGCTGCCTCCGAAGCTCGGCCCCATCCATTTCATCGGCATCGGCGGCATCGGCATGTCCGGCATCGCCGAGGTGATGGCCAATCTCGGCTACACGGTCCAGGGCTCGGACGCGGGCGAGAACGCCAACGTCCAGCGCCTGCGGGCGAAGGGCGTCACCGTCCATGTCGGGCACGACGCCGCCAATCTCGGCGAGGCCGAGGTGGTGGTCGTCTCCACCGCCATCCGGCGCGACAATCCCGAGCTGAAGGCGGCCCGCGAGGCGCGGCTCCCCGTCGTGCGCCGCGCCGAGATGCTGGCCGAGCTGATGCGGCTGAAGACCTGCGTCGCGGTGGCCGGCACCCACGGCAAGACCACGACGACCTCCGTCGTCGCCGCGCTCCTCGACGGCGGCGGCTTCGACCCCACCGTGATCAACGGCGGCATCATCAACGCCTACGGGACCAACGCGCGGCTCGGCAAGGGCGACTGGATGGTGGTCGAGGCGGACGAATCGGACGGCACCTTCCTGAAGCTGCCGGCGGACTACGCCATCGTCACCAACATCGACCCGGAGCATCTCGACCATTTCGGCAGCTTCGACGCCATCAAGGCCGCCTTCCGCTCCTTCATCGAGAACATCCCCTTCTACGGCTTCGCCGTGATGTGCATCGACCACCCGACGGTGCAGGATCTGGTGGGGCAGATCGAGGACCGGCGCATCGTCACCTACGGCCAGAACCCGCAGGCCGACGTGCGCCTGCTCGACCTCGATCTCACGGGCGGCAGGAGCCGCTTCAACGTGCTGATCCGCGACCGCAAGACCAACGCGGCCTGCGTCATCGACGACGTGGTGATGCCCATGCCCGGCCTGCACAACGCGCTCAACGCCACCGCGGCTTTGGCGGTGGCGCACGAGCTCGGCGTCTCCGGCGATGCGATCCGCGCGGCGCTCGCCAAGTTCGGCGGCGTGAAGCGGCGCTTCACGCGGGTCGGCGAGTGGAAAGGCGCTGCGATCTTCGACGATTACGGCCACCACCCCGTGGAGATCGCCGCCGTGCTGCAGGCCGCCCGCGCCTCGACCAGGGGCAAGGTGATCGCCGTGGTGCAGCCCCACCGCTACACCCGCCTCCATGCCCTGTTCGACGCCTTCTGCACCTGCTTCAACGATGCCGACGCCGTGCTCGTCGCCCCGGTCTACGCCGCGGGCGAGCAGCCGATCGAGGGCGCGGACCGCGACGCGCTGGTCTCGGGGCTGAAGTCGCGCGGCCACCGCCAGGCGATGGCGCTCGACGGGCCGGAGGATCTCGCCCCGGCCGTCGCGAGGCTCGCCGGGCCCGACGACTTCGTCGTGTGCCTCGGCGCGGGCACGATCACGCAATGGGCGCAGGCGCTGCCGGCCGAGCTCGCGGCGCTGGACGAGAGGGCCGCGTGA
- the murG gene encoding undecaprenyldiphospho-muramoylpentapeptide beta-N-acetylglucosaminyltransferase: MSAGAPLVLISAGGTGGHLFPAEALAHVLRRLGLRVVLVTDERVGALAEKFPADEVVSVPSATPSRRSLVGMIEAAGTLWRGVSASRALIRRLQPAAVVGFGGYPTVPPLVAAWMLGVPRVVHEQNGVVGRANKFLARRVSMIATGFPEVRGLPRGVRAQIVHTGNPVRQSVIEAAKTLYPAALKGAKLRLLVFGGSQGARVMSDVVPDAVAKLPPEYLRRLVITQQARDEDQTRVASTYRALEAQAEVRPFFTDLPQRIADSHLVVARSGASTVAELAAIGRPAILVPLPGALDQDQAANARTLADIGAALMLPQTDFTPERLAEELVMRFENPDLLTKAALAAKGAGRTDAAERLAAAVLGLAGIDPARLAARKQA, encoded by the coding sequence ATGAGCGCGGGCGCGCCGCTCGTCCTGATCTCGGCCGGCGGGACGGGCGGGCATCTGTTCCCGGCGGAGGCGCTGGCTCACGTCCTGCGGCGGCTGGGGCTGCGCGTCGTCCTCGTCACCGACGAGCGGGTGGGCGCGCTCGCCGAGAAGTTTCCCGCCGACGAGGTCGTCTCGGTTCCCTCCGCCACGCCTTCGCGGCGCTCGCTCGTCGGGATGATCGAGGCCGCCGGCACGCTCTGGCGCGGGGTGAGCGCCTCGCGCGCGCTGATCCGGCGGCTCCAGCCCGCCGCCGTCGTCGGCTTCGGCGGCTATCCCACCGTGCCGCCCCTCGTCGCCGCCTGGATGCTCGGCGTGCCGCGGGTCGTCCATGAGCAGAACGGCGTCGTCGGCCGCGCCAACAAGTTCCTGGCGCGCCGGGTCTCGATGATCGCCACCGGCTTCCCCGAGGTGCGCGGCCTCCCGCGCGGCGTGCGCGCGCAGATCGTCCACACCGGCAACCCGGTGCGCCAGTCGGTGATCGAGGCGGCGAAGACGCTCTACCCCGCCGCCCTCAAGGGCGCGAAGCTGCGCCTCCTCGTCTTCGGCGGCAGCCAGGGCGCGCGGGTGATGTCCGACGTCGTGCCCGACGCCGTGGCCAAGCTGCCGCCGGAATACCTGCGCCGGCTGGTGATCACGCAGCAGGCCCGCGACGAGGACCAGACGCGCGTCGCCTCCACCTACCGGGCGCTCGAGGCGCAGGCGGAGGTGCGCCCCTTCTTCACCGACCTGCCGCAGCGCATCGCCGACAGCCACCTCGTGGTGGCGCGCTCCGGCGCCTCCACGGTCGCCGAGCTCGCCGCCATCGGCCGGCCCGCGATCCTGGTGCCGCTGCCCGGCGCCCTCGACCAGGACCAGGCGGCCAACGCCCGCACGCTCGCCGATATCGGCGCGGCCCTCATGCTGCCGCAAACCGACTTCACCCCCGAGCGCCTCGCCGAGGAGCTCGTGATGCGTTTCGAGAACCCCGATCTCCTCACCAAGGCCGCGCTCGCGGCCAAAGGCGCGGGGCGCACCGACGCGGCCGAGCGCCTCGCCGCCGCCGTTCTCGGCCTCGCCGGGATCGACCCGGCCCGCCTCGCCGCCCGCAAGCAAGCCTGA
- a CDS encoding TRAP transporter small permease, protein MSAERPAADHPVEDATPREALRPVRLALAVISAAMLFAMMGVTVVDVVGRYFLDAPLPGASELTELLLVGVIFTGLPAVCLDDGHVTVDLLTERLAPWTKPIRLFVVRIVTIGALAVIGWRLWIQGARLSSYGEVSVYLRWPVAPVAYFAAALCLVSALLVLALVVLRADEGGRVRRR, encoded by the coding sequence ATGAGCGCCGAGCGCCCCGCCGCCGATCACCCGGTGGAGGACGCGACCCCGCGCGAGGCGCTGCGCCCCGTGCGCCTCGCGCTGGCCGTGATCTCGGCGGCGATGCTCTTCGCGATGATGGGCGTCACCGTGGTCGACGTGGTGGGGCGCTACTTCCTCGACGCGCCGCTGCCGGGCGCGAGCGAGCTCACCGAGCTCCTCCTCGTCGGGGTGATCTTCACGGGTCTCCCCGCCGTGTGCCTCGACGACGGCCACGTGACCGTGGATCTCCTGACCGAGCGCCTCGCGCCCTGGACGAAGCCGATCCGGCTCTTCGTGGTGCGGATCGTCACGATCGGGGCGCTGGCCGTGATCGGCTGGCGGCTGTGGATCCAGGGGGCGCGGCTCTCGAGCTACGGCGAGGTCAGCGTCTACCTGCGCTGGCCGGTGGCGCCGGTCGCGTATTTCGCAGCCGCGCTCTGCCTCGTCTCGGCGCTCCTCGTCCTCGCGCTCGTCGTGCTGCGCGCCGACGAGGGCGGGCGGGTGCGCCGCCGCTGA
- a CDS encoding aromatic-ring-hydroxylating dioxygenase subunit beta yields the protein MSAVTQDDLVRFVYREARLLDEMEFDQWLALFTEDGHYWMPGEWRQTDPRLQASLMYEDMLLLRIRVERLSNARTFSQKPRSRCQHVLQVPQVDEMDEAANRYRTYTPFHYVETRGDEKEWYAGWARHELAVVDGALKIRLKRVDLVNFDAPFGNIQLFM from the coding sequence ATGAGCGCGGTCACGCAAGACGATCTCGTCCGCTTCGTCTATCGCGAGGCGCGGCTCCTCGACGAGATGGAATTCGACCAGTGGCTGGCGCTCTTCACCGAGGACGGCCATTACTGGATGCCCGGCGAATGGCGCCAGACCGATCCGCGGCTGCAGGCCTCGCTGATGTACGAGGACATGCTGCTCCTGCGCATCCGCGTCGAGCGGCTCTCGAACGCGCGCACCTTCAGCCAGAAGCCGCGTTCCCGCTGCCAGCACGTGCTCCAGGTCCCGCAGGTCGACGAGATGGACGAGGCGGCGAACCGCTACCGCACCTACACGCCGTTCCACTACGTGGAGACGCGCGGCGACGAGAAGGAATGGTACGCCGGCTGGGCGCGCCACGAGCTCGCGGTGGTCGACGGGGCGCTGAAGATCAGGCTCAAGCGCGTCGACCTCGTCAATTTCGACGCGCCCTTCGGCAACATCCAGCTGTTCATGTGA
- a CDS encoding TRAP transporter large permease, translating to MDWPFGILLLLGMMLVGIPIGFAMMLVGLVGVASIIGIEPSLSLLGQTYFDNARNYSLSVLPLFLIMGNFVVQSGIAEDLYKAANAWLRHWRGGLAMATVVACGGFSSVCGSSLATAATMTKISLPSMRKYGYPDGLATASVAAGGTLGILIPPSVILVFYGIITQQDIGKLFLAGVIPGLLGVVGYMAAVRLTLVFGGVTLPVEEKLPLGDRIRALKGVAGALLLFAFVMGGIYFGVFTVTEAAGIGAAGAFLLTLLRGRLGLRATFQTLFDTAKMTAMMFFILFGALVFSNYVNLSGMTADLQAFLAALGAHPLLLIVAIALIYVVLGCVLESLSMIVLTVPIFYPVVAAAGFDLIWFGIFVVLVTEISYITPPVGMNAFVVRSVARTVRLGAIFKGLVPFVAMDLVRVVLLVALPAMALFLPRSM from the coding sequence ATGGACTGGCCGTTCGGCATCCTCCTCCTGCTCGGCATGATGCTCGTCGGCATCCCGATCGGATTCGCCATGATGCTGGTCGGGCTCGTCGGCGTCGCCTCGATCATCGGCATCGAGCCCTCGCTGTCGCTCTTGGGCCAGACCTATTTCGACAACGCGCGCAACTATTCGCTCTCGGTGCTGCCGCTGTTCCTGATCATGGGCAATTTCGTCGTCCAGTCGGGCATCGCGGAGGACCTCTACAAGGCGGCCAACGCCTGGCTCAGGCACTGGCGCGGCGGGCTCGCCATGGCGACGGTCGTCGCCTGCGGCGGGTTCTCCTCGGTCTGCGGCTCCTCGCTCGCCACCGCCGCGACGATGACGAAGATCTCGCTGCCCTCGATGCGGAAATACGGCTACCCGGACGGGCTCGCCACCGCCTCGGTGGCCGCCGGGGGAACGCTCGGCATCCTGATCCCGCCCTCGGTGATCCTGGTCTTCTACGGCATCATCACCCAGCAGGACATCGGCAAGCTCTTCCTGGCGGGCGTGATCCCGGGCCTCCTCGGCGTCGTCGGCTACATGGCGGCGGTGCGGCTCACGCTGGTGTTCGGCGGCGTGACGCTGCCGGTCGAGGAGAAGCTGCCGCTGGGCGATCGCATCCGGGCGCTCAAGGGCGTCGCGGGCGCGCTCCTGCTCTTCGCCTTCGTGATGGGCGGGATCTATTTCGGCGTCTTCACCGTGACGGAGGCCGCCGGCATCGGCGCGGCGGGCGCCTTCCTGCTGACGCTGCTGCGCGGGCGGCTCGGCCTGCGGGCGACGTTCCAGACGCTGTTCGACACCGCCAAGATGACCGCGATGATGTTCTTCATCCTGTTCGGCGCGCTGGTGTTCTCGAACTACGTCAACCTCTCGGGCATGACGGCCGACCTGCAGGCCTTCCTCGCCGCCCTCGGCGCGCACCCGCTCCTCCTCATCGTCGCCATCGCGCTGATCTACGTCGTGCTGGGCTGCGTGCTCGAGAGCCTGTCGATGATCGTGCTCACGGTGCCGATCTTCTATCCCGTGGTCGCGGCCGCCGGGTTCGACCTGATCTGGTTCGGCATCTTCGTGGTGCTCGTCACCGAGATCAGCTACATCACGCCGCCGGTGGGCATGAACGCCTTCGTCGTGCGCTCGGTGGCGCGGACGGTGCGGCTCGGCGCCATCTTCAAGGGGCTCGTGCCGTTCGTGGCGATGGACCTCGTGCGGGTCGTGCTGCTGGTCGCGCTGCCGGCCATGGCCCTGTTCCTGCCGCGCTCCATGTAG